The following proteins are encoded in a genomic region of Pagrus major chromosome 16, Pma_NU_1.0:
- the LOC141010947 gene encoding recoverin-like, whose amino-acid sequence MGNTKSGAVSKEILEDLKLHTKFSETEIVQWYENFKRQCPTGRITKEEFQAIYSKFFPESDAQTYSQHVFRSFDTNDDGTLDFKEYIIALHMTSTGKTTRKLEWAFSLFDVDKNGYITKSEVKEICTAIFKLIPKDELSGLPDDENSAEKRADKLWSFFDKGDNERVAEGEFIQGVLDNEEALRLIQYQPSK is encoded by the exons ATGGGTAACACCAAGAGCGGCGCTGTTTCCAAGGAGATCCTGGAGGACCTGAAACTCCACACCAAGTTCTCAGAGACTGAGATTGTCCAGTGGTATGAAAACTTCAAGAGGCAGTGTCCAACAGGGCGCATCACGAAAGAGGAGTTCCAGGCTATCTACAGCAAGTTCTTCCCAGAAAGTGATGCACAAACGTATTCCCAGCACGTCTTCCGCTCCTTCGACACAAACGACGATGGCACACTGGACTTCAAGGAGTACATCATCGCTCTCCACATGACGTCAACAGGGAAGACCACCAGGAAACTGGAATGGGCCTTCTCGCTGTTTGACGTGGACAAGAACGGATACATCACCAAGTCAGAGGTCAAGGAAATCTGCACG GCAATTTTCAAGCTAATTCCTAAAGATGAGTTGTCTGGTCTGCCTGACGATGAAAACTCAGCTGAGAAGAGGGCAGATAAACTCTGGAGCTTCTTTGACAAGGGTGACAATG AACGAGTGGCAGAAGGAGAGTTTATCCAGGGAGTGTTGGACAATGAAGAGGCTCTACGTTTGATTCAGTATCAGCCTTCAAAGTAA